A stretch of DNA from Carassius carassius chromosome 22, fCarCar2.1, whole genome shotgun sequence:
CTGCGCGGAGAAGACCAGGAGGAGGAGCTGGTCATTGATTACGTGACAAAAGACGTCAATAACATGACAGTGAAGATGCCCTATCAGTGTTTTATCAACGGCAAGTTCGAAGATGCCGAAGGTGGAAAGACATACAACACGGTGAACCCAACGGATGGCTCGGTATGTTTAGTCATCTCAAACACACACTTAAACTCATCCCTGGCATGTCTAATGGTTGTGTTGTGTTTCAGGTGATCTGTAAGGTTTCATATGCATCTGTGGCAGATGTGGACAGAGCGGTTAGTGCAGCCAAAGAGGCCTTTGACAATGGACCTTGGGGTAAGATGAACCCTCGTGACCGTGGACGACTGCTCTACCGGTAAGATGTTTTAGAGACttttgttgacttttttttgAGCCACTGGATCAATATTTTACTCATTATTAATATTTGCAAAACAAATAGTAATACAGTGCGATTTTGACCAAGAATTGATTTCTCAGAGAACTTCCTGTTGGCAGTTTACATACTTTATTTGCCACAAAAAGGGAACTTTTTGACTTCTTTTGTGTGTAGTTTGGCTGACCTGATGGAGGAACACCAGGAAGAGTTTGCCACTATTGAGACGATTGACTCTGGTGCGGTTTATACTCTGGCTTTGAAAACACACGTCGGCATGTCTATTCAGACGTTCAGATACTTTGCTGGCTGGTGTGACAAgatccaggtgtgtgtgtttgtgttctctcAGGCCTTCATTTTATAATTTCCTGTCGCTTACGCATCTTGTTTCTGGCAGGGCTCAACGATACCCATCAATCAGGCCAGACCCAATCGCAACCTCACCTTTACAAAGAAAGAGCCTCTGGGGTGAGTGattgtaaatgtgtgtgtaaggGTATACGCATTTGATAAGCGTAAAGGTGTAACATGATGACTGTTTGTATCTTAGTGTGTGTGCCATAGTGATTCCTTGGAATTACCCACTTATGATGTTGGCATGGAAGAGTGCAGCCTGTCTGGCGGCAGGAAACACACTCGTCTTGAAACCTGCTCAGgtaaaaaacacaaatacaaaaaaactactattagtttatttttatttttattaatgatcattgttatataaatgattaatttgaaaaaaaaaattacaatatgcaGAATAGTAAAAAGATTAAGGCAAAATGTTTTATgagatgtaaaaaaatatatattttatatatatatttatatatttttcatatattttaaatatactgtaagcATCCTGAAACGATAGCAAGTGCACCCTCAGTTGATACTGTAATGATGAAACAGACTGAGCAAACTTGAGCTCTGGAGAACTTTTAATGTTCCTGTTAACAGCGTGTTTTTCTGTGGTGAgaaatgtagccaatcacagttTTTGTTCAGTGCTCGCTCTCATTATGAATCCTCTCTCATTCACCAACAATGACACAATGTGAGTAATAGATTCATTATGCAGTGTAGACAACTTTATagatttcatgttttcctttgtctttggagtgttaaaagctggTCGTGCATACAGAAAGATCCGTAAAGTCGCAAAGAtgaaagtctcaaacccaaagagatattctttataaaagtgaatGCTCAGCCACATCTACATAATACGCCTCGTTCAAACATGCCCCCAAATGTCTACGCCactgtggaaagatttgcactgtgGGGAGATTTTGAACAGTACAACCCAAATATTCGAGTGTGTGGAGCGCATTTTATGTTGGAAGGCTTCCTGAACctggtaaggggtgtaacatttccgtcacacgcgtGAGGAATTCAGCCAGTCATAACGTACTGGAtagatggccaatcagagcacacctcgcttttcagaacgatacggtttcagaaaggcagggtatagaagagcaacaataatgtacattatgtgaaattaatgtgttttttgaaccttaaaccgtgtgaacacattgcattacacaaaataacattttttttatattacccCTATAATGGAACGTTGTGTGATGGCAAACTGAGATGTGTGACAGCTTTTTAGTGATTGTAAAGTGAGTGGTCTTTCACACTTTCTAGGCTATGTaggtataaattataataattataataatccattgaataaaagtattgttttTCATGCTTCTATGAGAACCGATGGCTGGTTTCACGCTGCAATGTTTTGGAAGTAAATATAAATGCCTGATTCACATACATATGTATCTTTTATGTGATATAAGTGAATACATGTACTATATTTTAATTAGTGCAAATACTATTAAATACATGGAAattgaattatataaaataaaaatatagaaacaatatacaaaatatgatttatttttattttctagaaAACACAAACTACTGGATACAAACTAGACATCAGTTCTCTTGATGTTTTTTCCAGGTAACCCCACTAACTGCGCTGAAGTTTGCGGAGTTGACAGTCAAAGCTGGCATTCCCAAAGGAGTTATCAATATTGTACCAGGATCAGGTATCAGGATTCGATTCATCGTTCTGgctgtttaaacaaacagaaatctCATTTATAGTAATGCACTTACAATGAAAACCTATGGGGCAAGATGTAAGTAGATATGTTTGTTAAagcacataacatttttttttactaactctAAATGATATTGTGCATTAATCAGCAGCTAATGTTACTGTCTGACTTCTTATGATGACTGACATTTCTGTCACCTCTTTGTCTCAGGTGGTCTGGTCGGGCAGAGGATGTCTGATCACCCTGATATCCGTAAGCTGGGTTTCACAGGCTCTACCCCCATTGGCAAACAAATCATGAAAAGGTGAGCCCTATTCCTGTAATTGAACTCAAATCAACACTGTAGTCGATTACTCTGTTGCTATTACTCAAATATATCCTTTATAACAGTGAATCATTCAAACGGCTTATATGGGGCTTTGAAAGAGCCTCCTTGCTGATGATTTCTGTTGTTTCTGTTGAAGCTGTGCGGTCAGTAATTTGAAGAAGGTTTCTCTGGAGTTGGGAGGTAAATCTCCCCTCATCATCTTCAGCGACTGTGACATGGACAAAGCAGTGAGAATGGTGAGAGGAGACAGCTATTGCCAGAAGATACAGAAACAAGCTCATTGTCCTCTTGAACTTAATGTGCATTTGTGTGTACGTTGCAGGGCATGAGTTCTGTTTATTTCAACAAGGGTGAAAACTGCATCGCTGCAGGCCGGCTGTTTGTTGAGGAGTCCATTCATGACGAGTACATCAGAAGAGTGGTGTGTGTTTCCATCGTACATTGATTGTATTTTAAAGCTGCAAGCTGCTTTCTTTGTGATGACATACTggtatgtttttttgtgtgctcAGGTTGAAGAAATCAAGAAGATGAAGATTGGAGATCCTTTGGATCGTTCCACAGATCACGGACCTCAGAACCACAAAGCCCACCTGGACAAACTGGTGGAGTACTGTGAGATCGGCGTGAAGGAGGGGGCAACACTTGTCTACGGCGGGAGACCGGTGGACAGACCAGGTGAGACCTCCAATCTAATCAGACATCCATTATTTAAAAGGGTTTGTGAACATAAATTTGTTTTGTAAATTTAATGTATGCATTATTCCTAGTGTTATTTGTAGtataatttatatactattttggtatttcttaatattttgaaatggcttttatttttagattttaagttATACTACTAATTTCGTTTGTGTCTGGCATTCTTATtaactatatataattatatatatatttatatattaaaaaaatatatatttagctttatttttatttcagttttagttttatccGTATTAGTACTTCATCTTATTTCAGTCAGCTATTAAGGtaccatttctcattttaattttaaacatttttgtttgtatttaattttaaagttttagtaattttatgtaattttgtcatttaattaattagaaaaaaatatgctGCCAAGGCACCATTTCtaaatttttaaagttttaagattttcattttattagtttgtcattttatgagctttgtcatttttattcgtttttttttttttcgtttttttttttcagttttagtattttataaactttaacttaattatttcagttagttaccAAAGCAGCAAGTTTTCTAAGTGTTTCATCtaatatgtatgttttatttcaactttctatttgttaccaaaaatgattttttaatagttttagctgTTAATTTAGTTAATCCCTTTGTAATATCTAACTATTTATGCTTACAGGCTTTTTTATGGAGCCCTCAGTCTTCACAGACGTAGAAGACCACATGTTCATTGCCAAAGAGGAATCATTTGGCCCTGTTATGGTGGTATCCAAATTCAAAGATGGGTAAGCTGGCTTTTTGGACCTTATTAGGACTTGTGTCGGTCTAACCTGCAGGATGATCTAAATTCTAGGCAGGAGCTCATTTGAATAATGTCTAAAATGGTTGTTTGATGCTCATCAGTGATGTAGATGGAGTTCTGAGCCGAGCCAATAACACAGAGTTCGGCCTGGCCTCTGGAGTCTTCACCCGGGACATCAACAAGGCCATGTACGTTAGCGAGAGACTGGAAGCGGGAACTGTGTTCGTCAACACCTACAACAAAACCGATGTGGCGGCTCCATTTGGAGGCTTCAAACAGTCCGGCTTTGGGAAAGACCTTGGTAAGAGTGAACAAAGCACACACTGTATCATTCCTCTGTATCACTTTAAAACCAGTTTCATGACCATGAGGATTATGTGCATGTGTATACAGGTGAGGAAGCCCTGCATGAGTACCTGTGGACTAAAGCTGTGACAGTGGAGTATTAATGAAACCTGTGGTGGAGAAGACTGCATGCCCCGTGACTGCAGCTCGAAGTGGCTGGACTGTCTCAATGCAGGTTTAATAGAAAAAGCATTTCCTGCCATGACTATACTGATGTGCCTACTTTTGTTTTTACTGCCCTTTTTTCTGGAAATGTTTGGAATAGGACAAATGGAAAAATCGCAAAAGACCTCCAGTGAACCCGAGGACACAGGATCAACCACAAATCAGATCAAGCATTGTTTTTAATTAGCAGACACTGAAATATCATACTGAGGTGAAGTGAATCATCAAATTGAGTCAGTTTAACCACAACACTATAATGATCTTGAGCATTTCCTAACCATGTTTCCAGTGACAAGTAATTTGTCTGTCCACACTGAGTGTGAAACTGCTGCATGATGATTTTGCCATGACGCTGAAACAAAGATAGAAACCAAGTAACCAACAAAATGTCCTGTCACTCATCATATCACAACTGGTTAGGACGAAACTGCTCATTTACCatttaaagtttggggtcagtaagatttttttttatgtctggtgCTGACCAAGGCATTAGATTTCTGTCATATGTACATCAGTTTGAATTAGTCATCACTGAAAAcatactactaaatatattgtagaaacttatttTCTGTAAAGTGGCATTGCATCTGAATTgaatttgaccaaaaatttaaaataagtattttctattttaatatattttaaaatgtaatttattcctgtgatgcaaagttaaattttcagcatcattactccagacttcagtgtcacatgatccttcagaaatcattctgatatgctgattttataAATGTCTTATTACAaattgttgaaaatagttgttctgcttaattgttttgtggaaacagtgatactttttcaggatactatgatgaatagaaaggttttttttgtagCACCATGTCTTTACGGTCATTTTTCATCCATTTAATGTATCCTTCATGaataatattattttctatataatatatatataaaaatactgaccctaaacttttaaatggtggTGTTTGTGGCTTAAGCGGATTAAACCAAttgcacgcgcgcacacacacacacacaggtatattAAAACCACGACATCACTGCCACTTAATGAAATCTGTATTACCATATTTGTACTTTGGATTTTAATACGCATAGCATTTACACAGCACTCCTTTTTATTAGAATAACTGTATATATTGTATTAGAGGATATGACAACTTgtcttatatatttaattttgcatTCCAGACAGATGATTGGAAAGGGAACAATATAAACACACTATTCTTTttgaaagtatttattttgtacaaaaatatTGGTTATGCTTTATAGTAGCTTACTCTTGAATTCAATACAATGTGAAGTATTCTGACACATTCTCTGttaaaatgactgaaaatatCTGTTGCCCAATGTTTGCTGAAGATTTGTGATGCTTTTGTTATGCATGAACACTTCGAGCAATGACACGCATTTGGTAAAAGATGAAATGTTATCATATGCAGATGTTAATATGAGTATTTCAGCATCTGTTTAAGCTGTCAGTCATACTGAAAGTGTCATATTGCCAAAAAGTTTTACACACAACAGTATTTCAACTTTATATCAACTACAAACACAATTTAAGGAGCGTCAGGAAACCATTTTTACAATAAAGAATGTAAATtgcaaaaactgtttttcttgatTGAAACGCTTAACTTTTAATATAGTTAATGCCAGAATACAATCCAATTTTCCAGTATAGAGACAACAAAAGAGAGCAAGTTTTAGTctccccaaaaattaaaatttgctgaacatgtactcaccctcaggccatcaaagatgtacaggtgctggtcatataattagaatatcatcaaaaagtttatttcactaattccattcaaaaagtgaaacttgtatattattcattcattacacacagactgatatatttcaaatgtttatttcttttaattttgatgtttataactgacaactaaggaaatctcaaattcagtatctcagaaaattagaatattgtgaaaaggttcaatattgaagacacctggtgccacactcttatcagctaattaactcaaaacacatgcaaaggcctttaaatggtctctcaatctagttctgtaggctacacaatcatgcggaagactgctgacttgacagttgtccaaaagatgcctttgacaccttgcacaaggagggcaagacacaaaaggtcattgcaaaagaggctggcttttcacagagctctgtgtccaagcacattaatagagaggcgaagggaaggaaaaaatgtagtagaaaaaaagtgtacaagcaatagggataaccgcaccctggagaggattgtgaaacaaaatccattcaaaaatgtgggggagattcacaaagagtggactgcagctggagtcagagcttcaagaaccactacacacagacgtatgcaagacatggtgtcaagccactcttgaacaacagacagcgtcagaagcgtctcgtctgggctaaagacaaaaaggactggactggtccaaggtcaacacagccgtataccagaaagttttagagcacttcatgcttcctgctgctgaccaactttatggagattcagatttcattttccaacagtacttggcacctgcacacagtgccaaagctaccagtacctggtttaaggaccatggtatccctgttcttaattggtcaGCAAAcacgcctgaccttaaccccatagaaaatctattgagtattgtgaagaggaagatgctatatgccagacccaagaatgcagaagagctgaaggccactatcagagcaacctgggctctcataacacctgagcagagccacagactgatcgactccatgccacgccacattgctgcagtaattcaggcaaaaggagccccaactaagtattaagTCCATCGATTGACATCAAGTGgaaagctgtgtgtttataagaaacaaatccaccatcaagatgtttttaacctAACGTTGCATCCACTGGTGCTCAAGTAATGTAATggtaaatttctctaaatctattccgatgatgaaacaaactcatctacatcttatatatactgagggtgagtacattttacattttttgtgaactcttcctttaatcATTCACCCTctggataaaaacatcttcaaataaCTTGAAATGCCAGTCTGCCAGCTCACTAGGACATAAAATCACAGCTCTCTGCTCTTTCCAAACAGCAACAgggttatttatttcttttattaggCACAGAACTCTCGCAGAGTTCAAGTTGGCAGTATGTGTTCTCTCACTCGCTCTCTTTCTCCAACACCTGGATGTTGGCCTTTCTCTTTCTGTCACCTGGAAGTTTGAGTGTCTTTGCGGTGACAGTTTGCACCTCTTCCTCTGAGCTGTCTTCCTCTGATGATGACGATGACGACAACTCATCTTCTTCACTGCTGTCTGAATCATCCAGTTCAACCAGAGCCACGTCCTGCAGTGTAAACACATCCGGTTATTATGGGAAAAGTGAAAGATTTGTATAATTAGACAGGTTAGGATGAGTGACCGCTGGCGGTGAGAGCAGACACACCATCTCGATGACTTTCTCTGCATCCTCCACACTCTCAATGTCAAAGAAACCAGCAGGAGCCTCGTCCATCTGTTGTCTTAGAGACTCATTGGCTTGGGCGATTTGAGGAAGGAAACTTTGCAGCCTGTCCAAGACTAGCACACAGAATATGCATTATAGCAAATATGAATTACAGATAACCCATTATAATTATAGCATATGGCCTACAAATACAACTGATGACATGAACATACTCACCACTACTTTTGGGGACCCTTGCTGTCTGCAGTGAGGCACTTTTAGAGTTCAATAGAAGTTTCTCATGGATTCCTGGAGACATCAACGTTAACGATTTATTTATGATTAAGTGTTCCCCAATATATGTTTTTggttataatgtaaataataagtgACAACAAAGCACATATGGAGTTTCATTTGAACATTTCTTCTACATTATGATTTGAGAGGAGTTCTTCTCAATAGATCAAACGTTAATTTAGAGTTTACTTTATAGGTTAACTGACTTATAGTTGGTTTTCTAAAATGAAATGGTATTACCACCACTCGCACAATAAAGGAAACCCGAAACGTATTATATAACACATGGATAAGTAACGTCGGTCCTGGAGTAGCGCTGTC
This window harbors:
- the LOC132098769 gene encoding mitochondrial 10-formyltetrahydrofolate dehydrogenase-like isoform X2 — its product is MPFCSQFIPMNVIDFPKHGSIIYHPSILPRHRGASAINWTLIEGDKKAGFSIFWADDGLDTGPILLQKECPVEPNDTVDTLYNRFLFPEGIKATVGAVQLIADGKAPKIPQSEEGASYEGIQKKSNAKVNMAQPTEVIHNWIRGHDKVPGAWVVIDGKPVTLYSSSMLSGSVPTGQPIEVEGASQPGLIAKSGLILFGTDGKALQVKNLQFEDGKMIPASKYFSSEETASLDLTDDEKKMAEEIRVIWKGILSNVPVIDDTTDFFKSGAASMDVVRLVEELKQKCGGVQLQNEDVYMATTFQSFIQMFVRRLRGEDQEEELVIDYVTKDVNNMTVKMPYQCFINGKFEDAEGGKTYNTVNPTDGSVICKVSYASVADVDRAVSAAKEAFDNGPWGKMNPRDRGRLLYRLADLMEEHQEEFATIETIDSGAVYTLALKTHVGMSIQTFRYFAGWCDKIQGSTIPINQARPNRNLTFTKKEPLGVCAIVIPWNYPLMMLAWKSAACLAAGNTLVLKPAQVTPLTALKFAELTVKAGIPKGVINIVPGSGGLVGQRMSDHPDIRKLGFTGSTPIGKQIMKSCAVSNLKKVSLELGGKSPLIIFSDCDMDKAVRMGMSSVYFNKGENCIAAGRLFVEESIHDEYIRRVVEEIKKMKIGDPLDRSTDHGPQNHKAHLDKLVEYCEIGVKEGATLVYGGRPVDRPGFFMEPSVFTDVEDHMFIAKEESFGPVMVVSKFKDGDVDGVLSRANNTEFGLASGVFTRDINKAMYVSERLEAGTVFVNTYNKTDVAAPFGGFKQSGFGKDLGEEALHEYLWTKAVTVEY
- the LOC132098769 gene encoding mitochondrial 10-formyltetrahydrofolate dehydrogenase-like isoform X1 — encoded protein: MLWTANTIMRKFSSSSAYYQNKLKLALIGQSLFGQEVYTNLRKQGHKVVGVFTVPDKDGKADPLAVVAEKDGTPVFKFPRWRVKGKPIPEVVEAYKAVGAELNVMPFCSQFIPMNVIDFPKHGSIIYHPSILPRHRGASAINWTLIEGDKKAGFSIFWADDGLDTGPILLQKECPVEPNDTVDTLYNRFLFPEGIKATVGAVQLIADGKAPKIPQSEEGASYEGIQKKSNAKVNMAQPTEVIHNWIRGHDKVPGAWVVIDGKPVTLYSSSMLSGSVPTGQPIEVEGASQPGLIAKSGLILFGTDGKALQVKNLQFEDGKMIPASKYFSSEETASLDLTDDEKKMAEEIRVIWKGILSNVPVIDDTTDFFKSGAASMDVVRLVEELKQKCGGVQLQNEDVYMATTFQSFIQMFVRRLRGEDQEEELVIDYVTKDVNNMTVKMPYQCFINGKFEDAEGGKTYNTVNPTDGSVICKVSYASVADVDRAVSAAKEAFDNGPWGKMNPRDRGRLLYRLADLMEEHQEEFATIETIDSGAVYTLALKTHVGMSIQTFRYFAGWCDKIQGSTIPINQARPNRNLTFTKKEPLGVCAIVIPWNYPLMMLAWKSAACLAAGNTLVLKPAQVTPLTALKFAELTVKAGIPKGVINIVPGSGGLVGQRMSDHPDIRKLGFTGSTPIGKQIMKSCAVSNLKKVSLELGGKSPLIIFSDCDMDKAVRMGMSSVYFNKGENCIAAGRLFVEESIHDEYIRRVVEEIKKMKIGDPLDRSTDHGPQNHKAHLDKLVEYCEIGVKEGATLVYGGRPVDRPGFFMEPSVFTDVEDHMFIAKEESFGPVMVVSKFKDGDVDGVLSRANNTEFGLASGVFTRDINKAMYVSERLEAGTVFVNTYNKTDVAAPFGGFKQSGFGKDLGEEALHEYLWTKAVTVEY
- the nopchap1 gene encoding uncharacterized protein C12orf45 homolog codes for the protein MAQTQNSVKKASSRDLLTCGNGKGIHEKLLLNSKSASLQTARVPKSSVLDRLQSFLPQIAQANESLRQQMDEAPAGFFDIESVEDAEKVIEMDVALVELDDSDSSEEDELSSSSSSEEDSSEEEVQTVTAKTLKLPGDRKRKANIQVLEKESE